A window from Bos mutus isolate GX-2022 chromosome 1, NWIPB_WYAK_1.1, whole genome shotgun sequence encodes these proteins:
- the KRTAP24-1 gene encoding keratin-associated protein 24-1, translating into MAFLGYPGNCSGISYRTHCYFPVTASVALCSSDVSPMFGLSLPSSYHGNLWLLDNCQETCGEAPSCDSPSSEPKTCITTCDPSNSSVPCNSPTGGQICSARETTNVGPSPSCNPCAQTKGYVSDGCTPSQCTSKACQTLGNGFKCFGQLNRLSKSFQPLSHYRLGSFGYKSYQDLGFIPSGLSPSRYITNSCQRQNYLIRNCQCPYDWHRRCPH; encoded by the coding sequence ATGGCTTTTCTAGGCTATCCTGGGAACTGTAGTGGCATATCTTACAGAACTCACTGTTATTTCCCAGTGACTGCTTCTGTTGCTCTTTGCTCCAGCGATGTAAGTCCTATGTTTGGGCTCAGCCTACCCAGCAGCTACCACGGGAATCTCTGGCTCCTGGATAACTGCCAAGAAACATGTGGGGAAGCACCGAGCTGTGACTCTCCCAGTTCTGAGCCCAAGACCTGTATCACAACTTGTGACCCATCAAACTCGTCTGTGCCCTGCAACTCTCCAACAGGGGGCCAGATCTGCAGTGCCCGTGAAACAACCAACGTCGGACCCAGCCCCAGCTGCAATCCGTGCGCTCAGACCAAGGGGTATGTATCTGATGGCTGCACCCCCAGCCAATGTACATCCAAAGCTTGTCAGACCCTCGGCAATGGCTTTAAATGCTTTGGGCAACTTAACCGCTTATCCAAGAGTTTCCAGCCCCTAAGCCACTACAGACTGGGCAGTTTTGGGTACAAAAGCTACCAAGATCTTGGCTTCATACCCAGTGGCCTCTCACCATCACGATATATCACCAACAGCTGCCAACGCCAAAACTATTTAATAAGAAATTGCCAATGTCCATACGATTGGCACAGGAGATGCCCCCACTGA